The sequence AAGTTACTATTAGTACCCCCAATATCGCCTACCAAAATAGCCCGAACATTGCGCGGAACCTCTTGTACATAAATAACTTCGCGTAATGTAAGCATTCATTTTCTCCTGTTACGATACTCATACTGTATACATATCGTGTGTCCACGTCTTGATTGACAACACGCATTTTCATTATAGTCTGTAGGATATATAAAAACCTTTTTTACACGCAACAATTAATTAAGGAGAAAGAGTCATGAAGAAACTACATGCATTAGCATTAGCTACCACTATCTTACCAATCATACTGATTACACAAGCTGGATTCACCTGCTCGTCAAACAAACCAGCTGAAGAACAAACACCACAACAAAAATCAGTCGAGAGCCAATCTCCTCAAAAATCATCGTCTGAAACCACAAGCAAAACCGGTGGATCGGTATATTCATTAACGCCAGGAGATGATTTTGACCAATTAATAAAACAAGGCAACGTTGTCGTAGATTTTTATGGCACCTGGTGCCCACCTTGCCAACGACTAGCCCCTATTTTAAATCAACTTGCACAAGAATACTCGCATATAACCTTCATCAAAGTTGATACTGATAAATTTGAAGACTTAAGTAGCAAATACAACATTAGAAGCCTCCCAACACTCATATTCTTTAAAGATGGCAAAAAAATACAGCAAGGTGGCAGTCAAACAGACAAAAATGCATACAAAAAAACACTCGATGCATTCTATCCACAACAATAAAATCGACAGGCAGTACATTTTTTAAGGAAGAAAATGAAAAACATAATCATATGCATGGCTTTAGTAAGCCTTGTTAGTTCTATATCAATAAAGTCTATGGCAGAAACAGCCCCCCTAGAAACCACACGAGGAGCACAAGGAGTTCGATCTGTAACATCTAAAAGCCAGCTAGACCAATTAATCAAAGAAGGCTATATTGCCGTTGATTTTTATGCAGATTGGTGCAAACCATGCCAACGCCTTGCTCCTATTATTGCTCAACTTGCACAAGAATATTCCAATGTACAATTTGCTAAAGTAAATGTGAGTACACTCAAAGAAATCAGCGATGCTTATAATATTCAAAGCATTCCCGTAGTTATATTCTTTAAGAATGGCAAACAAGCAGCTAAACTTGGTGGCCTACGAGATAAAAACGAATACAAACGAACACTCGATGCATTATATCCAAAACAATAAGATTGATGAGTAGTACATTTTAAGGAAGAGAATGAAAAAAATAATCGCCTGCATGGCTTTAGTAAGCTTTGCGGGTAGCACTTCAACAAAATCTATGACACCAGGACTCAGTAAGACGTCAACAAAATCCATGACGCCAGAACCAGGAGGAAGTCCTACTCAGTCACCAAAAACACCACAAATGCGTAGATGTGCCGTAGCGATTATTATGCAACGACGCCCCAGCATTACACAAAACACACAACCTTCGTCACCAAAGCTCAATAACAAAAAAACTGCTGCAAAACAAATTGGCCGCTCGCAATCAACACCTTTAAAAGGTTGCTATCTCCTGGCAGGACGCAGCAGTTTTCATACACCGTATAATTCATTACAAAGTCCAGAGATTATCGAAGAACAAAAAAATTAATTAACTTTTTTGTTACGCTATATATCGAAAAAAAGCCGCATAGTTTTTTGCTATGCGGCTTTTTTTATAACCAAAATATTTATCTAAAGTAGGCGTCTACCATTCTACCCTTCGATACAGTTTGTATCACACACGTGATACAAACCACTCAGGGCGATCGGGCAGTATTTGCTCTGTTCCCTTAGTAGGCGTCTACCATTCTAATGAGCCGGCTGTTTGATATTCAATAACCCGTGTCTCAAAGAAATTCTTTTCCTTGTTCAAATCAGTTGCCTGACCCATCCAAGGTAATGGATTCTTCTTGCCATAGACTTTTGGCAAATCAATACGCTCTAAACGACGGTCAGCAATATATTCAACATAGGTGCAGAATTGGTCAGGGTTGATGCCAAGCACGCCTTGTGGACATGCATCAAAAGCATAGGTCTTTTCAAGAATCACTGATTGCTTAATAAGTTCAACAATCTCAGCTTGAAAGCTCTCAGTCCATGCTTCAGGGTTTTCAACCTTGATAGTATTAATCAAATCGCAACCAAATGCTAAATGAATGCTTTCATCGCGCATAATGTAATCAAATTGCTCGCCAATACCAACCATCTTGCCTTGACGCTTTAATGCAAGCATCATGGCAAAACCAGCATAGAAGAAAATGCCTTCCATAATTACATAAAACCCAATAAGGTCATGTAAAAACTTCTGAACATTTTCAATGGTATCAGTTTGGAAGTTCGGATCAAGAATAGATGATGTCAACTTAACAACAAAGTCATCTTTTGCTTTAATCGATGGCACTGTTTCATACATGGTGTAAATGTCATCAGGATTTAATCCTAATGTATCACAACAATAAATAAAGGTGTCAGTATGCACTGCTTCTTCATATGCCTGACGCAATAAATATTGACGGCATTCAGGATTAGTCACGTGCTTATACACCGTGAGAACCAAATTGTTTGCTGTTAATGATTCTGCGGTGGAAAAAAAACCTAGATTCCACAAAATCATACGCCGCTCTGTATCGCTCAAGAATGTTGTTGACTTCCATTGCTCAACATCTTTTTGCATCGAAATTTCTTCTGGAGTCCAGTTATTTGCTACGCCATCTACATAATGTTGGCGCGCCCACAAATAACGCATAGGCAAAATCTTGTTAGGATTAATCGTGGAATTATTTAGAATTCCTTGTACTTGTGACGACATAATCATCCTTCTCTACGTTAAATATTATTGACACACATCACATTCTGGGTCAGCTGAAATAGAACATGCCTTAGGCATTACATCTACAATAGCATCTTCAGTGATTATTTGTTTTTCTGGTGCAGCTACCGCTTGCTCGCCTTCCATCGCTTTATATTCACGCTTTTGGGTATAGCCAAACTTCTTAGCATCCAACGTAGATTTTTCAACCTGAGTTGCCGCAAGAGAGCGTAAGTAATAGAATGTCTTTAACCCGGCTTTCCAACCTGCAATGTACGTATCGCTCAATAATTTGCCCGACACGCCATTGATAAAGACGTTGTGTGATTGACTTTGATCAATCCACTTTCCACGAGCTGCAGTCAATTGAACCAACCAAATAGGATCGATTTCAAATACTTCTTTGTACTTATCTTTAATATTTTGTGGAATAGCTTCAATCTGTTGAACATTGCCATCGAAATATTTCAATTGATCGAGCATA comes from Candidatus Dependentiae bacterium and encodes:
- a CDS encoding thioredoxin family protein produces the protein MKKLHALALATTILPIILITQAGFTCSSNKPAEEQTPQQKSVESQSPQKSSSETTSKTGGSVYSLTPGDDFDQLIKQGNVVVDFYGTWCPPCQRLAPILNQLAQEYSHITFIKVDTDKFEDLSSKYNIRSLPTLIFFKDGKKIQQGGSQTDKNAYKKTLDAFYPQQ
- a CDS encoding thioredoxin family protein, whose translation is MKNIIICMALVSLVSSISIKSMAETAPLETTRGAQGVRSVTSKSQLDQLIKEGYIAVDFYADWCKPCQRLAPIIAQLAQEYSNVQFAKVNVSTLKEISDAYNIQSIPVVIFFKNGKQAAKLGGLRDKNEYKRTLDALYPKQ
- a CDS encoding ribonucleotide-diphosphate reductase subunit beta, producing MSSQVQGILNNSTINPNKILPMRYLWARQHYVDGVANNWTPEEISMQKDVEQWKSTTFLSDTERRMILWNLGFFSTAESLTANNLVLTVYKHVTNPECRQYLLRQAYEEAVHTDTFIYCCDTLGLNPDDIYTMYETVPSIKAKDDFVVKLTSSILDPNFQTDTIENVQKFLHDLIGFYVIMEGIFFYAGFAMMLALKRQGKMVGIGEQFDYIMRDESIHLAFGCDLINTIKVENPEAWTESFQAEIVELIKQSVILEKTYAFDACPQGVLGINPDQFCTYVEYIADRRLERIDLPKVYGKKNPLPWMGQATDLNKEKNFFETRVIEYQTAGSLEW